The proteins below come from a single Xiphophorus couchianus chromosome 20, X_couchianus-1.0, whole genome shotgun sequence genomic window:
- the minar1 gene encoding major intrinsically disordered Notch2-binding receptor 1 — translation MADLQQKYPVVLLGILEELANMRQWLTFQDLCRMVSTRFDLEHLVELRALLFAAASRDPCFPATLFRDRVSTRGQGLSPIGVAADIVTIFNLIQMTGGVSESNHPMRAQTVIPVDQSPGPNLPGLHPLNIPGRERASTHIDSSGRPIDQHLLFPKSNYSARKRGSLPPDPISFVSSPPTRTRAVSFDLPHTTYSYSSSPNLNEVMKNIYLPLETDSESSGESAAMEVFEAEPGSSVDQKRSAFKKDFHNQPPLIPQVTVSSESPSPQSGHAGFDNHSFEMIPNPYPSPTAVHMSPEQRAKAKHESFDDLQDSTYFGPGSMPEPSPRHLRPPKTQRAIWSNKSHSLEDRIGIGSIDLGMESQTAQLPRRSTPVISGSSGGEGVDSGLPGGGDKLKAQGTQTDPPDTRRLRSLVHADRLSFMTSLDDPEFGEDDISAIFRFLDDISMCGSTGVLHPNDGTANQDTPEARRGRLGQLQRLFHSLESSDDGLKASVCKLLLRMSQIERQLESLNDVKAEISQVLSALQRLDEKIQQPVLGGGQSTGGRWLEPLSGVSSFMSHPITPSDSSEPQPLSATGHLFPGTSTSSLDWSRWNTTGDQTESSKGQTDSKGQKEGKKDASSLRASKTQLDEKSPTDSKQLNIPNSARDWSVSFSKNKNGKASQGKIGQGDQSDSTTNLLSQKPTSMVEQVFNSSLFRHKDSSLTGGLGSGKVIDPRLAEGRGRAIWTVDDREARISPLDLQGQESLNPNNMEFWMDDIYTPGYDGLLRRKEANLRRLKICKLVALIATVVAIILIIVILICTMGT, via the exons ATGGCTGACTTGCAGCAGAAATATCCTGTGGTCCTCCTGGGCATCCTGGAGGAGCTGGCCAACATGCGGCAGTGGCTGACATTCCAGGACCTTTGTCGCATGGTCAGCACCCGCTTCGACCTCGAGCACCTCGTCGAGCTCAGAGCTTTGCTGTTTGCTGCCGCCAGCAGGGACCCCTGTTTCCCCGCCACTCTGTTCCGAGATCGGGTTTCCACCAGAGGCCAGGGACTTTCACCCATAGGGGTCGCTGCAGACATTGTGACTATTTTCAATCTCATTCAGATGACAGGTGGGGTCTCTGAAAGCAACCATCCAATGAGAGCCCAGACAGTAATCCCTGTCGACCAGTCGCCTGGTCCCAATCTGCCTGGTTTACACCCCTTGAACATTCCTGGTCGAGAACGAGCAAGCACTCACATTGACTCCAGTGGGAGGCCCATCGACCAGCACTTGCTTTTTCCAAAATCAAATTACTCTGCTCGCAAGCGCGGAAGTCTTCCCCCGGATCCCATTTCATTTGTGTCCTCCCCTCCCACCCGGACGAGGGCTGTATCTTTTGACTTGCCTCATACTACATACTCATACTCCAGCAGTCCAAATCTTAATGAGGTAATGAAGAATATCTACCTGCCTCTGGAAACGGACAGTGAGTCAAGTGGAGAATCTGCAGCAATGGAGGTGTTTGAAGCTGAACCGGGATCATCAGTTGACCAGAAGAGAAGCGCCTTTAAGAAAGACTTTCACAACCAGCCTCCTCTGATACCACAGGTGACAGTCAGCAGTGAGTCTCCTAGTCCTCAATCAGGGCATGCAGGCTTTGACAATCACAGCTTTGAAATGATCCCAAATCCTTATCCATCGCCTACAGCAGTTCATATGTCACCTGAACAGCGTGCTAAAGCTAAACATGAGAGCTTTGATGATCTGCAGGATTCAACCTATTTTGGACCAGGCTCAATGCCAGAGCCATCTCCACGACACCTTCGACCACCCAAGACACAGAGAGCTATCTGGAGTAATAAGAGTCACAGCCTGGAGGACCGGATAGGCATTGGCAGCATCGATTTGGGGATGGAATCACAGACAGCACAACTTCCAAGGCGATCTACCCCTGTAATAAGTGGGTCTTCGGGAGGTGAGGGTGTAGACAGTGGATTGCCAGGTGGAGGTGATAAATTAAAGGCTCAGGGAACACAAACTGACCCACCGGATACCCGGAGACTCCGGAGCCTGGTTCACGCTGATCGCCTCTCTTTCATGACTTCATTAGATGACCCTGAGTTTGGTGAAGATGACATCAGTGCAATCTTTCGCTTCTTAGATGACATAAGCATGTGTGGATCCACAGGAGTGCTGCACCCCAACGATGGCACTGCTAACCAGGACACCCCTGAGGCTCGACGTGGTCGCTTGGGTCAACTCCAAAGACTTTTCCATTCCCTGGAGAGCAGTGATGATGGGCTAAAGGCCAGCGTCTGCAAGCTGTTGCTTCGTATGAGTCAAATAGAAAGACAACTGGAGTCACTGAATGATGTGAAGGCTGAGATTTCTCAGGTGCTCTCTGCTTTACAGCGATTAGATGAAAAGATCCAGCAGCCTGTCCTTGGTGGTGGTCAAAGCACAGGTGGTAGATGGCTTGAGCCTCTCAGTGGTGTGTCCTCTTTTATGAGCCACCCTATAACTCCCTCTGACTCATCAGAGCCTCAGCCACTGTCTGCAACCGGACATCTGTTTCCAGGGACCAGCACAAGTAGCCTGGACTGGAGCCGATGGAACACCACTGGGGATCAAACGGAAAGCAGCAAAGGTCAAACAGATTCCAAAGGGCAGAAAGAAGGGAAGAAGGACGCATCATCTCTACGTGCCTCCAAAACCCAGCTTGATGAAAAAAGTCCCACTGATAGCAAACAACTGAACATCCCTAACTCTGCAAGAGACTGGTCGGTGtcgttttcaaaaaataaaaatggtaaagcATCGCAAGGAAAAATTGGACAG GGAGATCAGTCAGACAGCACTACTAACCTGCTTTCCCAAAAGCCTACCAGCATGGTGGAACAAGTGTTTAACTCGTCCCTGTTCCGTCACAAAGATAGCAGCCTAACAGGGGGACTTGGGTCTGGGAAGGTCATTGACCCCAGACTGGCTGAGGGAAGAGGGAGAGCCATATGGACAGTAGATGATAGAGAGGCACGAATCTCCCCTTTGGACCTACAG ggtCAGGAGTCTCTGAACCCTAACAACATGGAGTTCTGGATGGATGACATCTACACTCCAGGCTACGATGGTCTGCTCAGGCGTAAAGAAGCTAACCTCCGCCGACTCAAGATATGCAAGCTGGTTGCCCTCATTGCCACTGTTGTGGCTATTATCCTCATCATTGTCATTCTCATTTGCACTATGGGTACATGA